ATGGAGATGTGCTAAGGCTCTTTGTTTCTCTCGTGTTGGTGGGCGCGGCGCAGGTTATGATGAACTCGGCTTTTGGTGCTTTGCAAGCTGATCTTGTTCCAAAGGAACAACGTGGGAAGGTAAATGGCTTCACTAACTTTGTAAATTTCATATTGATGGCGTTTGGCAGCCTTATTGGAGGTATCTTGTACGAGCATGTTTCTCCACAGCTGCCCTTCCTTCTTGCAATAGCTTTTACTGTCCCCGCCTTCTTTGTGACGCTTACTCTAGTTCATGAACCGGAAAAAAGAGAAGAATAAACATAACAACAGCCAAAAAGAGGTTAAAGCTGAATATGACTATACTAAGTACATTTTTTATACGAGTTGCCTCTCATTTAAGGACATGCAAATCAACTCCATGAAAGTAACATTGATTCAAATAACGTTATGGGCAGTCATGGCAGCGCTAGTTTGTGTGGCAACTCTACTCATACGAATTCCGAATCCTATGGGAGGATATTTTAACGTTGGAGATGTGATGGTTTTTGTTAGTGCATTAACCTTCGGGCCTGTTGTTGGCGGTGTTGCTGGAGGAATAGGCTCGTCATTGGCAGATATAATTGGATTTCCGGTATTTGCAATCCCAACTTTGTTCATAAAAGGTGCAGAGGGCTTCCTTGCGGGTTTCATTACGAATAAAAAGAGTGTTTTTCGAGATATATTCGCTGTGATTGTGGCTGGAGTTGAAATGATCGTTGGATATTTCATAGTTGAAATATATCTATGGGGACCAGAGGCCGCATTGTTAGAAATCCCTGGGAATATAGGTCAAATAGTCATTGGAGGGCTTATAGGAATCCCCATAGCTGTAGTTTTACGAAAAAGATTGCCTCAAATTATGCGAAGCTAGCTAACTTTTTCGACGCACTACACATTTTAGTATTTAAGGCTCTGCTAACATGCTACTAAATAGTAACGTCAAAATAGAATGAATTTAAAGCACTATGAGGTTACGAGCATATGAAACTTCCCTATGGAAAAGTTCCGCCGGAAATCCTTAAAGAAGTAATTCTCAAACACTTAGGCTCAAAACGTAGAGAAGTTGTTGTAGGGCCATCTTACGGTTTAGATGGCGCTGTAATTGAAGTTGGAAACAAGTTACTCGTTACTTCTATGGATCCAATCACTGGTGCTTTAGAAAGAATAGGATGGCTAGCGGTAAACATAAATGCGAACGACATAGCCACCTTCGGCGTACAACCAACCTTCTTCTCCTCCTGCCTTCTACTGCCCGAAAACGCAACAAGAAAAACTGTGAGAACCATCTGCGAACAGATAGACGTGGGAGCCAAAAAACTGGGCTTAGCCATAACTGGCGGGCACTCAGAAACCACGCCCAACCTGCTATTCCCCATAGTTATCGGTTGCTGCATGGGCATAACTGAAAAAGGATGCTATGTAACAGCACAAGACGCGAAAGCTGGCAACATGCTAATACTAACGAAATCTGTGGGAATAGAAGGTACAGCTATTCTGGCAACGGACAAGCACGCTCAACTTGAGAGAAAGATAGGAAAATCAACCTTGAAAAAAGCTGAAAATTTCTTCAACCACATAAGCATAGTGAAAGAAGCAATCTTAGCCTTCCAAACAGGCCACGTGACGGCAATGCATGACCCAACAGAAGGCGGAGTTGCAGGCGGAATACATGAATTGGTTGATGCTTCAAAAGTAGGGTTCAAGGTTTATGAAGAAAAGATGCCAATTGCTGAAGAAACATTAAAAATATGCAAATTCTTCCAAATTGATCCACTGCAACTCATCGCCTCCGGAAGCC
The Candidatus Bathyarchaeota archaeon DNA segment above includes these coding regions:
- a CDS encoding ECF transporter S component, producing MNRKKEKNKHNNSQKEVKAEYDYTKYIFYTSCLSFKDMQINSMKVTLIQITLWAVMAALVCVATLLIRIPNPMGGYFNVGDVMVFVSALTFGPVVGGVAGGIGSSLADIIGFPVFAIPTLFIKGAEGFLAGFITNKKSVFRDIFAVIVAGVEMIVGYFIVEIYLWGPEAALLEIPGNIGQIVIGGLIGIPIAVVLRKRLPQIMRS
- a CDS encoding AIR synthase family protein, whose translation is MKLPYGKVPPEILKEVILKHLGSKRREVVVGPSYGLDGAVIEVGNKLLVTSMDPITGALERIGWLAVNINANDIATFGVQPTFFSSCLLLPENATRKTVRTICEQIDVGAKKLGLAITGGHSETTPNLLFPIVIGCCMGITEKGCYVTAQDAKAGNMLILTKSVGIEGTAILATDKHAQLERKIGKSTLKKAENFFNHISIVKEAILAFQTGHVTAMHDPTEGGVAGGIHELVDASKVGFKVYEEKMPIAEETLKICKFFQIDPLQLIASGSLLIAVKRSAANKVVRVLEKNKIAAVIIGELLSSPEKRIVVHKDGRIGEFIRPVSDHLWLGLEK